The following are encoded in a window of Echeneis naucrates chromosome 19, fEcheNa1.1, whole genome shotgun sequence genomic DNA:
- the mrtfab gene encoding myocardin related transcription factor Ab isoform X2, translating to MEVAGAPGSAPSPQSEAVTNELQELSLQPVPNLLPLQERKNVLQLKLQQRRTREELVSQGIMPPLKSPAAFHEQRRSLERARTEDYLKRKIRSRPERSELVRMHILEETSAEPSLQAKQLQLKRARLADDLNDKISHRPGPIELVHKNILSVSCPLQHSLLDSPKGAGGESSSLDEDSSDALSPDQLTNHDSPLSAVAQLSPSDALTQNGDVSPPQFLTQPPPPPPPLPPPQVNGSPSSPPSKLTNGTTVTSANSRPSPGHIKSQAKTSSDRPPQRPKKPKDNKPKVKKLKYHQYIPPDQKADKERPPQMDSSYAKLLQQQQLFLQLQILSQQQQHYNYHTILPAPPKPPTEKPPTTNSGPSPSRNASTTTTSASSSQSGAARQSQTAVGGAKPSTLPANLDEFKVAELKQELKLRGLTVSGTKNDLIERLRNYQEQNGGTAVLKSGILQPSQQGASSSTSTISSSPRTNATPEHQSGDSGIKLTLCSLGHAVPGRVMRFGSTSSSPPVSPTPSERSLAGMSPDETSCNGDMFGEMVSSPLTQLTLHPSPQHPSNISPLSQPLSKIKEEIQSPCSQSRSSAASSQTPESLPGVAMDTSSIDKDQMLQEKDKQIEELTRMLRQKQRLVETLRSQLEQGKMAGGLAAEREGGEKSRASPEAKLQTLIKASAIQPPTLPNGIVVKVKTEVESEEEMEGVTEEALGKKLAQPMQCSQETLLKLQQIHRLQVQQAEQQNQHLQQPKQLQSQVQLQKVTEAKANPQKQQQKKEAQILLHQQQQLQQLIIQQTQQKQLQAQQKLAQQKLAQQKLTHQKLVPQSQLKQTQGQVPQSKNQVQLKQIQVQIQSQKAAGQRPTATQIQQRKQLRAQQRLQKQQTPAATTQQVAPVFINQPNGTQIHTQAISLDLLKANSTPTLVTDSNGNHYLIALTSHTTDGQNGVSSLAKTNGRITLQRLQSTPTKLPSNDSLSKEQTEPEPVSQPVKKGQKNGLHLDTNGAPQPSFSATAPPNLQPFFDDMSDSESQSSLISSLKREEVCPPYDRHTLFTPPSPKPNNSLPTQHSKENGVNSQHMDDLFDILLKSGEIPGFKDNPDPSLAPLHSNPPSPSSPPSPLHLSPPTPVEPIISPQPPVGEPCTGSGRLEDFLESTTGTPLLGVEPDGGLTLIDDLHSQMLSTPSILDHPPSPMDTSDLGFSPHSGGLDFGDTALDSMDWLDISMVGSASGGSGGTTGGRGGGGGPGEGEGGTSLAPLAPHTPPSVFSADFLDSTDLQLHWESCL from the exons TCCTCCAGCTCAAACTCCAGCAGAGACGAACACGAGAGGAACTGGTCAGCCAAGGGATCATGCCAC CATTGAAAAGCCCAGCAGCTTTTCACGAACAGCGGAGGAGTCTAGAGCGAGCCAGG ACCGAGGACTATCTGAAGAGGAAGATCCGGAGTCGTCCCGAGCGCTCTGAGCTTGTCAGGATGCACATTCTGGAGG AAACGTCAGCAGAGCCATCCCTTCAGGCCAAGCAACTGCAGCTGAAGCGAGCACGATTGGCTGACGACCTCAATGACAAGATCTCCCACAGACCAGGTCCAATCGAACTGGTTCACAAGAACATCCTGTCTGTCAGCTGCCCTCTGCAGCACTCACTGCTGG ATTCTCCAAAGGGAGCTGGGGGAGAGAGCTCGTCTTTAGATGAAGACAGTAGTGATGCTCTGTCACCAGACCAACTAACCAATCATGACTCTCCCCTGAGCGCCGTTGCTCAGCTGTCCCCCTCCGATGCACTTACCCAGAATGGGGACGTTTCTCCCCCACAG TTCCTTACTcagccccctcctccacctccaccacttcctcctcccCAGGTGAATGGGTCACCCTCCTCCCCACCTTCAAAATTGACTAATGGAACAACGGTGACCTCAGCAAACTCCCGTCCCTCTCCTGGACACATCAAG TCTCAGGCTAAGACGAGTTCAGATCGTCCCCCACAAAGACCTAAGAAACCAAAGGACAACAAACCCAAG GTGAAGAAGCTGAAGTACCACCAGTACATCCCTCCGGACCAGAAAGCAGACAAGGAGCGCCCACCACAGATGGACTCGTCTTATGCAAAGCtcctccaacagcagcagcttttcctgcagctgcagatcCTCagccagcaacagcagcactaCAATTACCACACCATCCTGCCCGCACCTCCCAA GCCTCCAACGGAGAAGCCTCCCACAACCAACTCTGGCCCCTCCCCCTCCCGTAACGCTTCCACAACCACCACCTCAGCCTCTTCCAGTCAGAGTGGGGCTGCCCGTCAGAGCCAAACAGCAGTAGGAGGGGCCAAACCCAGCACTCTGCCAGCCAACCTGGATGAGTTCAAA GTGGCTGAGTTGAAACAGGAACTGAAGTTGCGTGGGTTGACTGTCTCGGGTACTAAGAATGACCTGATCGAGAGGCTTCGCAACTACCAGGAGCAAAATGGTGGCACCGCAGTTTTGAAAAGTGGCATATTGCAGCCAAGCCAGCAAGGTGCAAGCTCATCCACAAGCACCATTTCATCTTCCCCACGGACAAATGCCACCCCTGAGCACCAGTCTGGAGACAGTGGGATTAAGTTAACACTGTGCTCATTGGGTCATGCGGTTCCAGGCAGGGTGATGCGATTTGGCAGCACCAGCTCCAGCCCTCCTGTTTCACCTACTCCATCAGAGAGGTCACTGGCTGGGATGAGTCCAGATGAGACAAGCTGTAATGGAGACATGTTTGGAGAGATG GTGAGCTCTCCATTGACCCAACTCACCCTGCACCCATCTCCTCAGCACCCATCAAACATTTCGCCACTATCACAGCCTCTGTCTAAGATCAAAGAGGAGATCCAGAGCCCTTGCAGCCAGTCCAGGTCTTCAGCTGCCTCGAGCCAAACTCCAGAGTCCCTTCCAGGGGTAGCCATGGACACGTCCTCCATTGACAAGGACCAGATGCTCCAGGAGAAGGACAAACAGATTGAGGAGCTGACCAGGATGCTCAGGCAGAAGCAGAGGCTTGTGGAGACTCTCAGGTCCCAGCTGGAGCAGGGCAAAATGGCAGGTGGAttagctgcagagagagaaggtggTGAGAAGAGCAGAGCATCCCCAGAGGCTAAACTTCAAACTCTAATAAAAGCCTCAGCCATTCAACCTCCAACTCTCCCTAACGGCATTGTGGTGAAGGTGAAGACGGAGGTTGAGTCTGAGGAAGAAATGGAGGGAGTGACAGAGGAGGCCTTGGGAAAGAAGCTGGCTCAGCCAATGCAGTGCTCTCAGGAGACCCTGCTGAAATTGCAGCAGATTCATCGGCTGCAGGTCCAACAAGCTGAACAGCAGAACCAGCATTTGCAACAacccaaacagctgcagagtcAGGTTCAACTGCAAAAAGTGACAGAGGCTAAAGCAAACcctcaaaaacaacaacaaaagaaagaagctcAGATCCtgctccaccagcagcagcaactcCAGCAGCTCATCATACAGCAGACTCAACAGAAACAGCTCCAGGCTCAGCAGAAGTTAGCACAGCAGAAACTGGCCCAGCAGAAGCTCACACATCAAAAGCTTGTGCCGCAGAGCCAGCTCAAACAAACCCAAGGCCAAGTTCCTCAGAGCAAGAACCAAGTTCAGCTGAAACAGATTCAGGTGCAAATCCAGAGCCAGAAGGCGGCAGGCCAGAGGCCTACAGCGACCCAAATccagcagaggaaacagctgaggGCTCAGCAGAGGCTGCAGAAACAGCAGACGCCAGCCGCCACCACACAACAG GTGGCTCCGGTCTTTATCAACCAGCCGAACGGCACCCAGATACACACTCAGGCCATTTCATTAGACCTCCTCAAGGCCAACAGCACTCCTACACTGGTCACTGACAGCAACGGCAACCACTACCTGATCGCTCTCACCAGTCACACCACAGATGGTCAGAATGGAGTGTCGTCATTGGCCAAAACCAATGGACGCATCACACTGCAG aGATTGCAGTCAACTCCAACTAAACTCCCAAGCAATGACAGCCTGTCAAAAGAGCAGACAGAGCCCGAGCCTGTGAGCCAGCCAGTCAAAAAG GGACAAAAGAACGGGCTTCACCTGGACACTAATGGTGCTCCCCAGCCGAGCTTCTCAGCCACAGCTCCGCCCAACTTACAGCCCTTCTTTGATGACATGTCAGACAGCGAAAGCCAAAGCAGCTTAATCTCATCTCTCAAG agagaggaggtgtgTCCGCCTTACGACCGGCACACACTGttcacccctccctctcctaaACCCAACAACTCCCTTCCTACTCAACACTCCAAA GAGAACGGGGTGAACAGTCAGCACATGGATGACCTGTTTGACATCCTGCTGAAGAGTGGAG AAATTCCTGGCTTCAAGGACAACCCAGACCCCTCCCTCGCCCCTCTCCACTCTAACCCACCCTCCCCTTCTTCACCTCCatcccccctccacctctcgCCACCCACCCCTGTAGAACCCATCATCTCCCCTCAGCCCCCTGTGGGAGAACCCTGCACAGGCAGCGGACGcctggaggacttcctggaGAGCACCACAGGCACCCCTCTGCTGGGTGTGGAACCTGACGGCGGCCTGACACTGATCGACGATCTCCACAGCCAAATGCTGAGCACGCCCAGCATCTTGGaccaccctccctcccccatgGACACGTCTGACCTGGGCTTTTCTCCCCATTCTGGGGGGTTGGACTTTGGCGACACTGCCTTGGACAGCATGGACTGGCTGGATATTTCCATGGTGGGGAGTGCCAGCGGAGGAAGTGGGGGCACCACAGgtggaagagggggaggagggggacctggtgaaggagagggagggacaaGTCTGGCCCCTTTGGCGCCGCACACCCCGCCAAGTGTCTTCTCAGCTGATTTTCTGGACAGCACAGACCTGCAGCTGCACTGGGAGTCCTGCCTGTAG
- the mrtfab gene encoding myocardin related transcription factor Ab isoform X6: MPPLKSPAAFHEQRRSLERARTEDYLKRKIRSRPERSELVRMHILEETSAEPSLQAKQLQLKRARLADDLNDKISHRPGPIELVHKNILSVSCPLQHSLLDSPKGAGGESSSLDEDSSDALSPDQLTNHDSPLSAVAQLSPSDALTQNGDVSPPQFLTQPPPPPPPLPPPQVNGSPSSPPSKLTNGTTVTSANSRPSPGHIKSQAKTSSDRPPQRPKKPKDNKPKVKKLKYHQYIPPDQKADKERPPQMDSSYAKLLQQQQLFLQLQILSQQQQHYNYHTILPAPPKPPTEKPPTTNSGPSPSRNASTTTTSASSSQSGAARQSQTAVGGAKPSTLPANLDEFKVAELKQELKLRGLTVSGTKNDLIERLRNYQEQNGGTAVLKSGILQPSQQGASSSTSTISSSPRTNATPEHQSGDSGIKLTLCSLGHAVPGRVMRFGSTSSSPPVSPTPSERSLAGMSPDETSCNGDMFGEMVSSPLTQLTLHPSPQHPSNISPLSQPLSKIKEEIQSPCSQSRSSAASSQTPESLPGVAMDTSSIDKDQMLQEKDKQIEELTRMLRQKQRLVETLRSQLEQGKMAGGLAAEREGGEKSRASPEAKLQTLIKASAIQPPTLPNGIVVKVKTEVESEEEMEGVTEEALGKKLAQPMQCSQETLLKLQQIHRLQVQQAEQQNQHLQQPKQLQSQVQLQKVTEAKANPQKQQQKKEAQILLHQQQQLQQLIIQQTQQKQLQAQQKLAQQKLAQQKLTHQKLVPQSQLKQTQGQVPQSKNQVQLKQIQVQIQSQKAAGQRPTATQIQQRKQLRAQQRLQKQQTPAATTQQVAPVFINQPNGTQIHTQAISLDLLKANSTPTLVTDSNGNHYLIALTSHTTDGQNGVSSLAKTNGRITLQRLQSTPTKLPSNDSLSKEQTEPEPVSQPVKKGQKNGLHLDTNGAPQPSFSATAPPNLQPFFDDMSDSESQSSLISSLKREEVCPPYDRHTLFTPPSPKPNNSLPTQHSKENGVNSQHMDDLFDILLKSGEIPGFKDNPDPSLAPLHSNPPSPSSPPSPLHLSPPTPVEPIISPQPPVGEPCTGSGRLEDFLESTTGTPLLGVEPDGGLTLIDDLHSQMLSTPSILDHPPSPMDTSDLGFSPHSGGLDFGDTALDSMDWLDISMVGSASGGSGGTTGGRGGGGGPGEGEGGTSLAPLAPHTPPSVFSADFLDSTDLQLHWESCL; encoded by the exons ATGCCAC CATTGAAAAGCCCAGCAGCTTTTCACGAACAGCGGAGGAGTCTAGAGCGAGCCAGG ACCGAGGACTATCTGAAGAGGAAGATCCGGAGTCGTCCCGAGCGCTCTGAGCTTGTCAGGATGCACATTCTGGAGG AAACGTCAGCAGAGCCATCCCTTCAGGCCAAGCAACTGCAGCTGAAGCGAGCACGATTGGCTGACGACCTCAATGACAAGATCTCCCACAGACCAGGTCCAATCGAACTGGTTCACAAGAACATCCTGTCTGTCAGCTGCCCTCTGCAGCACTCACTGCTGG ATTCTCCAAAGGGAGCTGGGGGAGAGAGCTCGTCTTTAGATGAAGACAGTAGTGATGCTCTGTCACCAGACCAACTAACCAATCATGACTCTCCCCTGAGCGCCGTTGCTCAGCTGTCCCCCTCCGATGCACTTACCCAGAATGGGGACGTTTCTCCCCCACAG TTCCTTACTcagccccctcctccacctccaccacttcctcctcccCAGGTGAATGGGTCACCCTCCTCCCCACCTTCAAAATTGACTAATGGAACAACGGTGACCTCAGCAAACTCCCGTCCCTCTCCTGGACACATCAAG TCTCAGGCTAAGACGAGTTCAGATCGTCCCCCACAAAGACCTAAGAAACCAAAGGACAACAAACCCAAG GTGAAGAAGCTGAAGTACCACCAGTACATCCCTCCGGACCAGAAAGCAGACAAGGAGCGCCCACCACAGATGGACTCGTCTTATGCAAAGCtcctccaacagcagcagcttttcctgcagctgcagatcCTCagccagcaacagcagcactaCAATTACCACACCATCCTGCCCGCACCTCCCAA GCCTCCAACGGAGAAGCCTCCCACAACCAACTCTGGCCCCTCCCCCTCCCGTAACGCTTCCACAACCACCACCTCAGCCTCTTCCAGTCAGAGTGGGGCTGCCCGTCAGAGCCAAACAGCAGTAGGAGGGGCCAAACCCAGCACTCTGCCAGCCAACCTGGATGAGTTCAAA GTGGCTGAGTTGAAACAGGAACTGAAGTTGCGTGGGTTGACTGTCTCGGGTACTAAGAATGACCTGATCGAGAGGCTTCGCAACTACCAGGAGCAAAATGGTGGCACCGCAGTTTTGAAAAGTGGCATATTGCAGCCAAGCCAGCAAGGTGCAAGCTCATCCACAAGCACCATTTCATCTTCCCCACGGACAAATGCCACCCCTGAGCACCAGTCTGGAGACAGTGGGATTAAGTTAACACTGTGCTCATTGGGTCATGCGGTTCCAGGCAGGGTGATGCGATTTGGCAGCACCAGCTCCAGCCCTCCTGTTTCACCTACTCCATCAGAGAGGTCACTGGCTGGGATGAGTCCAGATGAGACAAGCTGTAATGGAGACATGTTTGGAGAGATG GTGAGCTCTCCATTGACCCAACTCACCCTGCACCCATCTCCTCAGCACCCATCAAACATTTCGCCACTATCACAGCCTCTGTCTAAGATCAAAGAGGAGATCCAGAGCCCTTGCAGCCAGTCCAGGTCTTCAGCTGCCTCGAGCCAAACTCCAGAGTCCCTTCCAGGGGTAGCCATGGACACGTCCTCCATTGACAAGGACCAGATGCTCCAGGAGAAGGACAAACAGATTGAGGAGCTGACCAGGATGCTCAGGCAGAAGCAGAGGCTTGTGGAGACTCTCAGGTCCCAGCTGGAGCAGGGCAAAATGGCAGGTGGAttagctgcagagagagaaggtggTGAGAAGAGCAGAGCATCCCCAGAGGCTAAACTTCAAACTCTAATAAAAGCCTCAGCCATTCAACCTCCAACTCTCCCTAACGGCATTGTGGTGAAGGTGAAGACGGAGGTTGAGTCTGAGGAAGAAATGGAGGGAGTGACAGAGGAGGCCTTGGGAAAGAAGCTGGCTCAGCCAATGCAGTGCTCTCAGGAGACCCTGCTGAAATTGCAGCAGATTCATCGGCTGCAGGTCCAACAAGCTGAACAGCAGAACCAGCATTTGCAACAacccaaacagctgcagagtcAGGTTCAACTGCAAAAAGTGACAGAGGCTAAAGCAAACcctcaaaaacaacaacaaaagaaagaagctcAGATCCtgctccaccagcagcagcaactcCAGCAGCTCATCATACAGCAGACTCAACAGAAACAGCTCCAGGCTCAGCAGAAGTTAGCACAGCAGAAACTGGCCCAGCAGAAGCTCACACATCAAAAGCTTGTGCCGCAGAGCCAGCTCAAACAAACCCAAGGCCAAGTTCCTCAGAGCAAGAACCAAGTTCAGCTGAAACAGATTCAGGTGCAAATCCAGAGCCAGAAGGCGGCAGGCCAGAGGCCTACAGCGACCCAAATccagcagaggaaacagctgaggGCTCAGCAGAGGCTGCAGAAACAGCAGACGCCAGCCGCCACCACACAACAG GTGGCTCCGGTCTTTATCAACCAGCCGAACGGCACCCAGATACACACTCAGGCCATTTCATTAGACCTCCTCAAGGCCAACAGCACTCCTACACTGGTCACTGACAGCAACGGCAACCACTACCTGATCGCTCTCACCAGTCACACCACAGATGGTCAGAATGGAGTGTCGTCATTGGCCAAAACCAATGGACGCATCACACTGCAG aGATTGCAGTCAACTCCAACTAAACTCCCAAGCAATGACAGCCTGTCAAAAGAGCAGACAGAGCCCGAGCCTGTGAGCCAGCCAGTCAAAAAG GGACAAAAGAACGGGCTTCACCTGGACACTAATGGTGCTCCCCAGCCGAGCTTCTCAGCCACAGCTCCGCCCAACTTACAGCCCTTCTTTGATGACATGTCAGACAGCGAAAGCCAAAGCAGCTTAATCTCATCTCTCAAG agagaggaggtgtgTCCGCCTTACGACCGGCACACACTGttcacccctccctctcctaaACCCAACAACTCCCTTCCTACTCAACACTCCAAA GAGAACGGGGTGAACAGTCAGCACATGGATGACCTGTTTGACATCCTGCTGAAGAGTGGAG AAATTCCTGGCTTCAAGGACAACCCAGACCCCTCCCTCGCCCCTCTCCACTCTAACCCACCCTCCCCTTCTTCACCTCCatcccccctccacctctcgCCACCCACCCCTGTAGAACCCATCATCTCCCCTCAGCCCCCTGTGGGAGAACCCTGCACAGGCAGCGGACGcctggaggacttcctggaGAGCACCACAGGCACCCCTCTGCTGGGTGTGGAACCTGACGGCGGCCTGACACTGATCGACGATCTCCACAGCCAAATGCTGAGCACGCCCAGCATCTTGGaccaccctccctcccccatgGACACGTCTGACCTGGGCTTTTCTCCCCATTCTGGGGGGTTGGACTTTGGCGACACTGCCTTGGACAGCATGGACTGGCTGGATATTTCCATGGTGGGGAGTGCCAGCGGAGGAAGTGGGGGCACCACAGgtggaagagggggaggagggggacctggtgaaggagagggagggacaaGTCTGGCCCCTTTGGCGCCGCACACCCCGCCAAGTGTCTTCTCAGCTGATTTTCTGGACAGCACAGACCTGCAGCTGCACTGGGAGTCCTGCCTGTAG
- the mrtfab gene encoding myocardin related transcription factor Ab isoform X5, whose amino-acid sequence MVQREMTIQSVLQLKLQQRRTREELVSQGIMPPLKSPAAFHEQRRSLERARTEDYLKRKIRSRPERSELVRMHILEETSAEPSLQAKQLQLKRARLADDLNDKISHRPGPIELVHKNILSVSCPLQHSLLDSPKGAGGESSSLDEDSSDALSPDQLTNHDSPLSAVAQLSPSDALTQNGDVSPPQFLTQPPPPPPPLPPPQVNGSPSSPPSKLTNGTTVTSANSRPSPGHIKSQAKTSSDRPPQRPKKPKDNKPKVKKLKYHQYIPPDQKADKERPPQMDSSYAKLLQQQQLFLQLQILSQQQQHYNYHTILPAPPKPPTEKPPTTNSGPSPSRNASTTTTSASSSQSGAARQSQTAVGGAKPSTLPANLDEFKVAELKQELKLRGLTVSGTKNDLIERLRNYQEQNGGTAVLKSGILQPSQQGASSSTSTISSSPRTNATPEHQSGDSGIKLTLCSLGHAVPGRVMRFGSTSSSPPVSPTPSERSLAGMSPDETSCNGDMFGEMVSSPLTQLTLHPSPQHPSNISPLSQPLSKIKEEIQSPCSQSRSSAASSQTPESLPGVAMDTSSIDKDQMLQEKDKQIEELTRMLRQKQRLVETLRSQLEQGKMAGGLAAEREGGEKSRASPEAKLQTLIKASAIQPPTLPNGIVVKVKTEVESEEEMEGVTEEALGKKLAQPMQCSQETLLKLQQIHRLQVQQAEQQNQHLQQPKQLQSQVQLQKVTEAKANPQKQQQKKEAQILLHQQQQLQQLIIQQTQQKQLQAQQKLAQQKLAQQKLTHQKLVPQSQLKQTQGQVPQSKNQVQLKQIQVQIQSQKAAGQRPTATQIQQRKQLRAQQRLQKQQTPAATTQQVAPVFINQPNGTQIHTQAISLDLLKANSTPTLVTDSNGNHYLIALTSHTTDGQNGVSSLAKTNGRITLQRLQSTPTKLPSNDSLSKEQTEPEPVSQPVKKGQKNGLHLDTNGAPQPSFSATAPPNLQPFFDDMSDSESQSSLISSLKREEVCPPYDRHTLFTPPSPKPNNSLPTQHSKENGVNSQHMDDLFDILLKSGEIPGFKDNPDPSLAPLHSNPPSPSSPPSPLHLSPPTPVEPIISPQPPVGEPCTGSGRLEDFLESTTGTPLLGVEPDGGLTLIDDLHSQMLSTPSILDHPPSPMDTSDLGFSPHSGGLDFGDTALDSMDWLDISMVGSASGGSGGTTGGRGGGGGPGEGEGGTSLAPLAPHTPPSVFSADFLDSTDLQLHWESCL is encoded by the exons TCCTCCAGCTCAAACTCCAGCAGAGACGAACACGAGAGGAACTGGTCAGCCAAGGGATCATGCCAC CATTGAAAAGCCCAGCAGCTTTTCACGAACAGCGGAGGAGTCTAGAGCGAGCCAGG ACCGAGGACTATCTGAAGAGGAAGATCCGGAGTCGTCCCGAGCGCTCTGAGCTTGTCAGGATGCACATTCTGGAGG AAACGTCAGCAGAGCCATCCCTTCAGGCCAAGCAACTGCAGCTGAAGCGAGCACGATTGGCTGACGACCTCAATGACAAGATCTCCCACAGACCAGGTCCAATCGAACTGGTTCACAAGAACATCCTGTCTGTCAGCTGCCCTCTGCAGCACTCACTGCTGG ATTCTCCAAAGGGAGCTGGGGGAGAGAGCTCGTCTTTAGATGAAGACAGTAGTGATGCTCTGTCACCAGACCAACTAACCAATCATGACTCTCCCCTGAGCGCCGTTGCTCAGCTGTCCCCCTCCGATGCACTTACCCAGAATGGGGACGTTTCTCCCCCACAG TTCCTTACTcagccccctcctccacctccaccacttcctcctcccCAGGTGAATGGGTCACCCTCCTCCCCACCTTCAAAATTGACTAATGGAACAACGGTGACCTCAGCAAACTCCCGTCCCTCTCCTGGACACATCAAG TCTCAGGCTAAGACGAGTTCAGATCGTCCCCCACAAAGACCTAAGAAACCAAAGGACAACAAACCCAAG GTGAAGAAGCTGAAGTACCACCAGTACATCCCTCCGGACCAGAAAGCAGACAAGGAGCGCCCACCACAGATGGACTCGTCTTATGCAAAGCtcctccaacagcagcagcttttcctgcagctgcagatcCTCagccagcaacagcagcactaCAATTACCACACCATCCTGCCCGCACCTCCCAA GCCTCCAACGGAGAAGCCTCCCACAACCAACTCTGGCCCCTCCCCCTCCCGTAACGCTTCCACAACCACCACCTCAGCCTCTTCCAGTCAGAGTGGGGCTGCCCGTCAGAGCCAAACAGCAGTAGGAGGGGCCAAACCCAGCACTCTGCCAGCCAACCTGGATGAGTTCAAA GTGGCTGAGTTGAAACAGGAACTGAAGTTGCGTGGGTTGACTGTCTCGGGTACTAAGAATGACCTGATCGAGAGGCTTCGCAACTACCAGGAGCAAAATGGTGGCACCGCAGTTTTGAAAAGTGGCATATTGCAGCCAAGCCAGCAAGGTGCAAGCTCATCCACAAGCACCATTTCATCTTCCCCACGGACAAATGCCACCCCTGAGCACCAGTCTGGAGACAGTGGGATTAAGTTAACACTGTGCTCATTGGGTCATGCGGTTCCAGGCAGGGTGATGCGATTTGGCAGCACCAGCTCCAGCCCTCCTGTTTCACCTACTCCATCAGAGAGGTCACTGGCTGGGATGAGTCCAGATGAGACAAGCTGTAATGGAGACATGTTTGGAGAGATG GTGAGCTCTCCATTGACCCAACTCACCCTGCACCCATCTCCTCAGCACCCATCAAACATTTCGCCACTATCACAGCCTCTGTCTAAGATCAAAGAGGAGATCCAGAGCCCTTGCAGCCAGTCCAGGTCTTCAGCTGCCTCGAGCCAAACTCCAGAGTCCCTTCCAGGGGTAGCCATGGACACGTCCTCCATTGACAAGGACCAGATGCTCCAGGAGAAGGACAAACAGATTGAGGAGCTGACCAGGATGCTCAGGCAGAAGCAGAGGCTTGTGGAGACTCTCAGGTCCCAGCTGGAGCAGGGCAAAATGGCAGGTGGAttagctgcagagagagaaggtggTGAGAAGAGCAGAGCATCCCCAGAGGCTAAACTTCAAACTCTAATAAAAGCCTCAGCCATTCAACCTCCAACTCTCCCTAACGGCATTGTGGTGAAGGTGAAGACGGAGGTTGAGTCTGAGGAAGAAATGGAGGGAGTGACAGAGGAGGCCTTGGGAAAGAAGCTGGCTCAGCCAATGCAGTGCTCTCAGGAGACCCTGCTGAAATTGCAGCAGATTCATCGGCTGCAGGTCCAACAAGCTGAACAGCAGAACCAGCATTTGCAACAacccaaacagctgcagagtcAGGTTCAACTGCAAAAAGTGACAGAGGCTAAAGCAAACcctcaaaaacaacaacaaaagaaagaagctcAGATCCtgctccaccagcagcagcaactcCAGCAGCTCATCATACAGCAGACTCAACAGAAACAGCTCCAGGCTCAGCAGAAGTTAGCACAGCAGAAACTGGCCCAGCAGAAGCTCACACATCAAAAGCTTGTGCCGCAGAGCCAGCTCAAACAAACCCAAGGCCAAGTTCCTCAGAGCAAGAACCAAGTTCAGCTGAAACAGATTCAGGTGCAAATCCAGAGCCAGAAGGCGGCAGGCCAGAGGCCTACAGCGACCCAAATccagcagaggaaacagctgaggGCTCAGCAGAGGCTGCAGAAACAGCAGACGCCAGCCGCCACCACACAACAG GTGGCTCCGGTCTTTATCAACCAGCCGAACGGCACCCAGATACACACTCAGGCCATTTCATTAGACCTCCTCAAGGCCAACAGCACTCCTACACTGGTCACTGACAGCAACGGCAACCACTACCTGATCGCTCTCACCAGTCACACCACAGATGGTCAGAATGGAGTGTCGTCATTGGCCAAAACCAATGGACGCATCACACTGCAG aGATTGCAGTCAACTCCAACTAAACTCCCAAGCAATGACAGCCTGTCAAAAGAGCAGACAGAGCCCGAGCCTGTGAGCCAGCCAGTCAAAAAG GGACAAAAGAACGGGCTTCACCTGGACACTAATGGTGCTCCCCAGCCGAGCTTCTCAGCCACAGCTCCGCCCAACTTACAGCCCTTCTTTGATGACATGTCAGACAGCGAAAGCCAAAGCAGCTTAATCTCATCTCTCAAG agagaggaggtgtgTCCGCCTTACGACCGGCACACACTGttcacccctccctctcctaaACCCAACAACTCCCTTCCTACTCAACACTCCAAA GAGAACGGGGTGAACAGTCAGCACATGGATGACCTGTTTGACATCCTGCTGAAGAGTGGAG AAATTCCTGGCTTCAAGGACAACCCAGACCCCTCCCTCGCCCCTCTCCACTCTAACCCACCCTCCCCTTCTTCACCTCCatcccccctccacctctcgCCACCCACCCCTGTAGAACCCATCATCTCCCCTCAGCCCCCTGTGGGAGAACCCTGCACAGGCAGCGGACGcctggaggacttcctggaGAGCACCACAGGCACCCCTCTGCTGGGTGTGGAACCTGACGGCGGCCTGACACTGATCGACGATCTCCACAGCCAAATGCTGAGCACGCCCAGCATCTTGGaccaccctccctcccccatgGACACGTCTGACCTGGGCTTTTCTCCCCATTCTGGGGGGTTGGACTTTGGCGACACTGCCTTGGACAGCATGGACTGGCTGGATATTTCCATGGTGGGGAGTGCCAGCGGAGGAAGTGGGGGCACCACAGgtggaagagggggaggagggggacctggtgaaggagagggagggacaaGTCTGGCCCCTTTGGCGCCGCACACCCCGCCAAGTGTCTTCTCAGCTGATTTTCTGGACAGCACAGACCTGCAGCTGCACTGGGAGTCCTGCCTGTAG